In uncultured Desulfuromusa sp., a genomic segment contains:
- the ispH gene encoding 4-hydroxy-3-methylbut-2-enyl diphosphate reductase, translated as MEFVRAKSAGFCMGVSLALHKLDDIIEKKDIPGDIYILGSIIHNPQVVEEYAGKGVISADSPEEIPSGSIVVIRAHGITKQVQQSLSRRGIHVIDATCPKVKDACLLIEENTADDRVLLLFGEEFHPEVKCLLSYAAGETVVFDSLDKCKACDLDPSRKYCLAAQTTQDKHIFDAISRDLQKRKGLDLVVLHTICNATKMRQDEATKIAEKTDFVIVAGGYNSSNTRRLAQVIEANGTAALHIETAADLPLDDLRNFKKVGLTAGASTPKKIVDEIQRTLESL; from the coding sequence ATGGAGTTTGTTCGTGCCAAAAGTGCTGGTTTCTGTATGGGGGTGAGTCTGGCACTACACAAGTTAGATGACATTATTGAGAAAAAAGATATTCCTGGAGATATTTACATTCTTGGGTCCATTATCCATAATCCTCAGGTTGTCGAAGAGTATGCCGGCAAAGGGGTTATCAGTGCAGATTCTCCAGAGGAAATACCTTCCGGTTCTATTGTCGTCATCCGTGCTCACGGCATTACCAAACAGGTGCAACAATCATTGTCCAGACGTGGCATTCATGTGATCGATGCCACCTGTCCAAAAGTTAAGGATGCCTGTCTGCTTATTGAGGAGAACACTGCTGATGACAGGGTTCTTTTGTTGTTTGGAGAGGAGTTCCATCCTGAAGTTAAGTGTTTGCTGAGTTATGCTGCCGGGGAGACGGTTGTTTTTGACAGCCTCGATAAGTGTAAGGCATGCGACCTTGATCCAAGCCGAAAATATTGCCTGGCTGCCCAGACCACTCAGGATAAGCATATCTTTGATGCAATCAGCCGAGATTTGCAAAAACGTAAAGGACTTGATCTTGTTGTCCTTCACACAATATGCAATGCAACGAAGATGCGTCAGGATGAAGCGACTAAAATAGCGGAAAAAACTGATTTTGTAATTGTTGCCGGAGGTTATAACAGCAGTAATACCAGGCGACTTGCCCAGGTTATTGAAGCCAACGGAACGGCAGCTTTGCATATCGAAACAGCGGCGGATCTGCCTCTTGATGATTTGCGTAACTTCAAGAAGGTCGGCCTGACTGCCGGAGCTTCAACCCCTAAGAAAATTGTTGATGAAATACAGCGGACTTTAGAGTCGTTATAG
- the mobB gene encoding molybdopterin-guanine dinucleotide biosynthesis protein B produces MAPPVISVVAKSGTGKTTLLEKLITELKKRGYRVGAVKHDAHNFSIDHEGKDSWRLTQAGADTTLITSAGKIAMIKQIPPDREPELSATLADYTADVDIVLTEGFKRSTMPKIEVHRRRLSKKLLCRGEHHDPSLFAVASDGELDLDVPVYNINDAAGLCDLIVAKFLSASNTHGK; encoded by the coding sequence ATGGCCCCACCCGTGATTTCCGTCGTCGCCAAAAGCGGCACAGGAAAAACCACCTTGCTGGAAAAATTAATCACTGAACTGAAAAAACGCGGTTATCGGGTCGGCGCAGTCAAACATGACGCTCACAATTTCAGCATCGATCATGAAGGCAAGGATTCCTGGCGACTCACTCAGGCCGGAGCGGATACCACATTGATCACTTCGGCAGGGAAAATAGCCATGATTAAACAGATTCCACCGGACCGGGAACCGGAACTGAGCGCAACCTTAGCTGATTACACTGCAGATGTTGATATTGTTCTGACTGAAGGATTCAAACGCAGTACAATGCCGAAAATCGAAGTTCATAGACGTCGGCTCAGCAAGAAACTTCTCTGCCGTGGCGAGCACCACGACCCTTCGTTGTTTGCCGTCGCTTCTGACGGAGAACTTGACCTGGATGTGCCCGTCTACAACATAAACGACGCTGCCGGGTTGTGT
- a CDS encoding beta-ketoacyl synthase N-terminal-like domain-containing protein: MNTDSGKEQLKQTPVNTTPVAIIGIGSMYPQADNTAKFWTNIKNRVDAITEVPASHWRAEDYYDQDPKSADKVYAKLGGFLSPVDFNPMDYGILPNAIEAIDTSQLLGLLTVEQALKDAGYTADKSFDREQVSVILGITGTLELVVPLGARLGYPRWKEALADAGVEKELAEDVIKRISDSYVPWQENSFPGLLGNVVAGRISKHFDFGGTNCTVDAACGSAL, from the coding sequence TTGAATACTGACAGTGGAAAAGAACAATTAAAGCAGACGCCAGTCAACACGACACCAGTTGCTATTATCGGCATTGGTTCCATGTATCCTCAAGCGGATAACACTGCGAAGTTCTGGACCAACATAAAAAACCGGGTGGATGCAATCACAGAGGTTCCGGCGAGTCACTGGCGGGCTGAGGATTATTACGACCAGGACCCGAAGTCTGCGGATAAGGTCTACGCCAAGCTCGGTGGCTTTCTGTCTCCGGTCGATTTTAATCCGATGGACTACGGTATTTTGCCAAACGCTATTGAGGCGATTGATACATCACAGTTGCTGGGACTGTTGACAGTTGAGCAGGCGCTTAAGGATGCCGGTTATACCGCTGACAAGAGTTTTGATCGTGAGCAGGTCAGCGTGATTCTAGGCATTACCGGGACCTTGGAATTGGTAGTGCCGCTGGGAGCGAGATTGGGCTATCCGCGATGGAAAGAAGCTCTGGCAGATGCCGGTGTCGAAAAGGAACTGGCTGAAGATGTCATCAAAAGAATCTCCGATTCCTATGTCCCGTGGCAGGAAAATTCATTTCCCGGCTTACTTGGAAATGTTGTTGCCGGGCGAATCAGTAAACATTTTGACTTCGGTGGAACCAACTGCACTGTTGATGCTGCCTGCGGGAGCGCTCTCTGA
- a CDS encoding PfaD family polyunsaturated fatty acid/polyketide biosynthesis protein: MKATEKEVSLLGTFQPENSGAMTCADVLTQLRYIRKPLFIVNGTDGHKVSLQAGTIGKTSDSLQHSKHFSGMILPCSLESLGDPQFCADHDINLPYVGGSMAKGISSVSMVQAFGRAGMLGFFGAAGLGLETVESAIDTLSQGDFPYGVNLIHSPAEPELEKALVELYLRRDVHLIEASAFLSLTLPIIRYRTHGIYRNSQGDVVTPNRVIAKISREEVAARFFAPPPEKYLRQLVDDGLLTSAQAEMAAEIPVAQDVTVEADSGGHTDNRPALSLFPTILAQKERFQEEYGYQQKLRVGLGGGISTPASAAAAFSMGAGYLVTGSVNQACMESGTCDEVRQLLAETRQADITMAPSGDMFEMGVKVQVVKRGTMFSIRAHKLYELYRAYDSMDDLPVAEREKLEKTFFRSPLDTIWQQTRSYFQVRDPRQVEKAEGDPKYKMALVFRWYLGQSPVWANSGDVSRKIDYQIWCGPSMGAFNEWTRGSFLEELCHREVVTVGYNILFGAAVLMRANQLRQQNSQFQFDSSMLAPMNIEEIEEFIS; encoded by the coding sequence TTGAAAGCTACTGAGAAAGAAGTTTCTCTGTTGGGAACTTTTCAACCAGAGAATAGCGGGGCAATGACCTGCGCTGATGTTTTGACGCAATTACGTTACATCCGGAAACCTTTGTTTATTGTGAATGGCACGGATGGGCATAAGGTGTCGTTGCAGGCAGGCACCATCGGCAAGACATCGGACAGCCTTCAGCACAGCAAGCATTTCTCAGGAATGATTTTGCCCTGTTCTCTGGAAAGCCTTGGGGATCCTCAGTTTTGTGCCGATCATGATATTAATTTGCCCTATGTCGGAGGTTCCATGGCAAAAGGCATAAGCTCTGTTTCCATGGTACAGGCGTTTGGCCGGGCGGGAATGCTGGGTTTTTTCGGAGCAGCAGGGTTAGGGCTTGAGACTGTTGAAAGCGCTATCGACACTTTGTCTCAAGGTGATTTCCCTTATGGTGTGAACCTGATTCATAGCCCTGCAGAGCCTGAGCTTGAAAAAGCACTCGTGGAACTCTATCTGCGTCGTGATGTTCATCTCATCGAAGCTTCTGCTTTTCTATCTCTGACTTTGCCGATTATTCGTTACCGGACCCATGGGATTTACCGTAACTCCCAGGGGGATGTGGTTACACCGAATCGGGTTATTGCCAAAATCTCCCGGGAAGAAGTCGCTGCCCGTTTTTTTGCTCCGCCCCCGGAGAAGTATTTACGTCAGCTTGTTGATGACGGCCTCTTGACATCTGCGCAAGCTGAAATGGCAGCGGAAATTCCCGTTGCTCAGGATGTCACTGTTGAGGCGGATTCAGGCGGTCATACCGATAATCGTCCGGCGTTGTCACTGTTCCCGACAATATTGGCGCAAAAAGAGCGTTTTCAGGAAGAATATGGTTATCAGCAGAAACTACGCGTTGGTTTGGGAGGAGGTATCTCCACTCCTGCTTCTGCAGCCGCTGCATTTTCCATGGGAGCAGGTTATCTGGTCACGGGTTCAGTCAACCAGGCCTGCATGGAATCCGGAACCTGTGATGAAGTCAGGCAACTTTTAGCTGAAACTCGACAGGCTGATATCACCATGGCGCCATCTGGAGACATGTTTGAGATGGGGGTTAAGGTCCAGGTGGTAAAACGTGGCACAATGTTTTCTATCCGGGCGCATAAACTTTATGAATTATATCGTGCTTACGACAGTATGGACGACCTTCCTGTCGCTGAACGGGAGAAACTTGAGAAAACTTTTTTCCGTAGCCCTCTGGATACGATCTGGCAGCAGACACGGAGTTATTTTCAGGTTCGTGATCCGCGACAGGTAGAAAAAGCAGAGGGTGATCCTAAGTATAAAATGGCTCTCGTGTTTCGCTGGTATCTCGGGCAGTCACCTGTCTGGGCAAATAGCGGTGACGTATCGCGAAAGATTGATTATCAGATCTGGTGTGGTCCGTCCATGGGAGCTTTTAACGAATGGACTCGTGGTTCTTTCTTGGAAGAGCTCTGTCACCGCGAAGTCGTCACCGTTGGCTATAATATCCTTTTTGGTGCAGCTGTTCTCATGCGTGCAAATCAGCTCAGACAGCAGAACAGCCAATTTCAGTTTGATTCAAGTATGCTGGCACCTATGAATATTGAAGAGATTGAGGAGTTTATCAGTTGA